The [Eubacterium] siraeum genome contains a region encoding:
- a CDS encoding helix-turn-helix domain-containing protein, whose amino-acid sequence MNSEELGKRIKEARLAKKMTQSELVGTFITRNMLSRIESGNACPSVKTLEYLAGRLDLPAGSLISDEVQGEEDPDRNAQQLITVKRLYNESDYSACIKAAEKLTGSEFEDEGQAITARCCIALSEKAMNSGDKAAAIKYAKQALELADKGIYKSREISVDATLKLSEIAGGK is encoded by the coding sequence ATGAATTCTGAAGAACTGGGAAAAAGAATTAAAGAAGCACGACTTGCCAAGAAGATGACTCAATCCGAGCTTGTCGGAACATTCATTACAAGAAATATGCTCAGCCGTATCGAAAGCGGAAACGCCTGCCCGTCAGTGAAAACGCTTGAATATCTGGCAGGGCGGCTTGATCTGCCTGCAGGAAGTCTTATATCCGACGAGGTGCAGGGCGAGGAAGATCCCGACAGAAACGCACAGCAACTTATAACGGTAAAGCGGCTGTATAATGAAAGCGATTATTCTGCCTGCATAAAGGCGGCGGAAAAGCTCACCGGCAGTGAGTTTGAGGACGAGGGGCAAGCGATAACGGCACGCTGTTGTATAGCTTTATCGGAAAAAGCCATGAACAGCGGAGATAAAGCGGCGGCAATAAAATACGCAAAGCAGGCGCTTGAGCTTGCCGACAAGGGCATTTACAAAAGCCGTGAGATAAGCGTTGACGCTACACTTAAGCTGTCGGAAATCGCAGGAGGAAAGTAA
- a CDS encoding NfeD family protein: MFEWWNSLGITMQVFYCIAIPATLIIVIQTILLMIGIGHGGEGVEFSDTSGIDGLGDVPDMPADIPTDMTAHAIEGCDHMTTGDGSNPSDFGTMQLFTLQGIMTFLCVFGWTGIICTSLGLHVAIAIIIALVLGFLAMLGVAKVLQLTRRLTQDGSLDVRRLLGEKGRVYIPIPANESGEGKVTIAAGERFIELSAVTDEQDTIPTGTQVRIIDVRGDVVAVEKDK, from the coding sequence ATGTTTGAATGGTGGAATTCGCTCGGTATTACAATGCAGGTCTTTTACTGCATAGCCATACCCGCAACGCTTATTATAGTGATACAGACTATCCTGCTTATGATAGGTATAGGTCACGGCGGAGAAGGTGTTGAGTTCAGCGACACGAGCGGAATAGACGGTCTTGGAGATGTTCCCGATATGCCTGCGGATATACCGACGGATATGACGGCGCACGCAATAGAAGGTTGCGACCATATGACGACCGGCGACGGCTCGAATCCGTCGGACTTCGGCACAATGCAGCTTTTCACATTGCAGGGAATTATGACGTTCCTGTGCGTATTCGGCTGGACGGGTATTATATGTACCTCGCTCGGACTTCACGTTGCGATAGCTATAATAATTGCGCTTGTGCTGGGATTCCTTGCAATGCTCGGAGTTGCAAAGGTGCTTCAGCTTACAAGAAGGCTCACTCAGGACGGAAGCCTTGACGTGCGCAGACTGCTCGGTGAAAAGGGCAGGGTATATATCCCGATTCCCGCAAACGAAAGCGGAGAGGGAAAGGTGACAATAGCGGCAGGAGAGCGTTTTATAGAGCTTTCGGCTGTCACCGATGAACAGGATACAATCCCCACGGGAACGCAGGTACGGATAATAGACGTGCGTGGCGATGTCGTGGCGGTTGAAAAGGATAAATAA
- a CDS encoding type I restriction-modification system subunit M, translating into MINIRKLEAELWESADLLRAGSKLTSNQYCMPVLGLIFLRYAYSRFKKVEAEILKDRPSRGGRVMPVEASDFSAKSALFLPKEAQYEYLVNLPENIAAAGLINKAGHPMNSLGEVVNNAMQLIEDQSEQLTGVLPKSYTDFTDELLAELLRIFNNSALDDVGGDIIGRIYEYFLNKFAKNIASDDGVFFTPKSLVKMIVNIIEPKQGVLLDCACGSGGMFVQSGDFVNAAGMNANSTMTFYGQEKVEYNAQLCLMNMAVHGLTGVIKSGDEANTFYHDAHNLNGCCDYIMANPPFNVDKVKAESCESAGRLPFGLPSVNKNKEVGNANYLWISYFYSYLNEHGRAGFVMASSATDSQGKDKDIREKLIGTGHVDVMISVGNNFFYTKSLPCSLWFFDKAKGEAIRDKVLFIDARNYYTVVDRTLNEWSEWQLKNLNAIVWLYRGETDKYTALLQEYHHYLHDEAEAAENDDLKEAVYQESFVDIVSALKEKLSALRKTAKAEVEAAGKRDKKSVQQQYDDRIAYIENMLNVAKEAHWLYEKFGDGVYTDVLGLCKLATLAEIEEKGWSLTPGAYVGVAPVEDDGIDFAERMAEIHRELLSLQAESNDLMDTISQNMKEMGI; encoded by the coding sequence ATGATTAACATACGGAAACTGGAAGCGGAACTGTGGGAATCCGCCGATCTCCTTCGCGCAGGGTCAAAGCTGACGTCGAATCAATACTGTATGCCCGTGCTAGGGCTTATTTTCCTGCGCTATGCGTACAGCCGCTTTAAAAAGGTAGAGGCCGAGATACTGAAGGACCGTCCCTCACGAGGTGGACGCGTAATGCCCGTGGAGGCGAGCGACTTTTCCGCTAAGAGCGCACTGTTCCTGCCGAAAGAGGCGCAGTACGAGTATCTCGTCAATCTGCCGGAGAATATCGCAGCGGCAGGACTTATCAATAAAGCCGGACATCCGATGAACAGCCTCGGTGAAGTTGTCAACAACGCCATGCAACTGATAGAGGATCAGAGCGAACAGCTCACAGGCGTTTTGCCGAAAAGCTATACCGACTTTACTGACGAGTTGCTGGCGGAGCTGCTTCGCATTTTCAATAACAGTGCCCTTGATGACGTCGGCGGCGATATCATTGGACGCATCTATGAATACTTCCTCAATAAATTTGCTAAAAACATCGCCTCTGATGACGGTGTGTTCTTCACGCCGAAATCCCTTGTAAAAATGATCGTAAACATCATTGAACCGAAACAGGGTGTTCTTCTTGATTGCGCGTGCGGCAGCGGCGGTATGTTTGTACAGAGCGGAGATTTCGTGAACGCCGCAGGTATGAATGCCAACAGCACTATGACTTTCTATGGACAGGAGAAAGTGGAATATAATGCACAGCTCTGCCTTATGAACATGGCGGTGCACGGTCTGACGGGCGTTATCAAATCCGGTGACGAGGCGAACACCTTCTACCATGACGCACATAACCTGAACGGTTGCTGTGATTACATCATGGCGAATCCCCCGTTCAATGTGGATAAGGTCAAAGCCGAATCATGCGAAAGCGCCGGACGTCTTCCGTTCGGCCTGCCGAGTGTAAACAAAAACAAAGAGGTCGGCAACGCCAATTACCTCTGGATCTCCTATTTCTATTCCTATCTGAACGAGCATGGCCGCGCAGGTTTCGTAATGGCTTCCTCCGCTACGGACAGTCAGGGAAAGGATAAAGATATTCGTGAAAAGCTCATAGGGACAGGCCACGTCGATGTGATGATCTCCGTCGGTAATAATTTCTTCTATACGAAATCGCTGCCTTGCTCCCTGTGGTTTTTCGATAAAGCGAAGGGCGAAGCAATCCGGGATAAGGTTCTGTTCATCGATGCCCGGAATTACTATACAGTTGTGGACCGAACGCTGAATGAATGGAGCGAATGGCAGCTTAAGAACCTGAATGCCATCGTATGGCTTTATCGCGGTGAGACCGACAAGTATACGGCTCTGCTGCAGGAATACCACCACTATCTGCACGATGAAGCCGAGGCCGCTGAAAATGACGATTTGAAAGAGGCTGTATATCAGGAATCCTTTGTCGATATCGTTTCTGCGCTGAAGGAAAAGCTCTCCGCGCTCCGCAAGACGGCAAAAGCCGAAGTGGAAGCTGCCGGGAAGCGTGACAAAAAGAGCGTGCAGCAGCAGTATGATGACAGGATCGCCTATATCGAGAATATGCTGAACGTTGCCAAGGAAGCGCACTGGCTCTATGAGAAGTTCGGTGACGGCGTTTATACCGATGTCCTTGGTCTGTGTAAACTTGCCACGCTTGCCGAAATCGAAGAAAAGGGCTGGTCACTCACCCCCGGCGCATATGTTGGTGTGGCCCCCGTGGAGGATGACGGTATAGATTTTGCGGAGCGTATGGCGGAGATTCACCGTGAACTTCTGTCCCTTCAGGCCGAATCCAACGATCTGATGGATACCATCTCGCAGAATATGAAGGAGATGGGGATATGA
- a CDS encoding SPFH domain-containing protein yields the protein MQPEILIAICVAVVIVFALLMGILSRYRKCPSDKILVIYGKVGSDKNGQARSAKCVHGGAAFIMPIIQSYQFMDLTPISINVDLKNALSKQNIRVDVPSRFTVGISTEPGIMQNAAERLLGLRMNEIQELAKDIIFGQLRLVVATMEIEEINNDRDKFLVAVSNNVEIELKKIGLRLINVNVTDINDESGYIEALGKEAAAKAINDAKKSVAEKDRDGEIGQANAQRDQRIQVAAANALAIKGENESKIEVAQSEALRREKEAESMRLATAAEAVQAAKAKEEAYIAQQQAEQTRAALETATQQADIIVKAKIAKEQAEIEAEAQAEVARRTAKGEADALYAKMEAQARGAQEILVKQADGMRELVNAAGGNADSAIKLILANNMEELMKIQVEAIKNIKIDKVTVWDGGSNGENGKTATADFISGIMKAIPPMGEMFNQAGMELPKFLGEKIDTPKTLDS from the coding sequence ATGCAGCCCGAAATTTTAATTGCAATATGCGTTGCGGTAGTTATCGTATTCGCATTATTGATGGGTATCTTATCAAGATACCGTAAGTGTCCCTCGGATAAGATACTTGTTATCTACGGTAAAGTCGGAAGCGACAAGAACGGTCAGGCAAGAAGCGCAAAGTGCGTACACGGCGGTGCGGCATTCATTATGCCCATCATCCAGTCGTATCAGTTTATGGACTTAACGCCCATATCTATCAATGTAGACTTGAAGAACGCACTTTCAAAGCAGAATATCCGTGTTGATGTACCCTCAAGATTCACAGTAGGTATTTCAACAGAGCCGGGTATAATGCAGAATGCCGCTGAGCGTCTGCTCGGTCTGAGAATGAACGAGATACAGGAGCTTGCAAAGGACATTATATTCGGTCAGTTACGTCTTGTAGTTGCTACTATGGAGATTGAGGAGATAAACAACGACCGTGACAAGTTCCTTGTTGCCGTATCAAACAACGTTGAGATAGAGCTTAAGAAGATAGGCTTACGTCTTATCAACGTTAACGTAACAGATATTAACGATGAGTCGGGATATATCGAAGCGCTCGGTAAGGAAGCTGCCGCAAAGGCTATCAACGATGCGAAGAAATCCGTTGCCGAAAAGGATCGTGACGGTGAGATCGGTCAGGCTAACGCACAGCGTGACCAGCGTATACAGGTCGCTGCCGCAAACGCTCTTGCTATCAAGGGTGAGAACGAGTCCAAGATTGAGGTCGCTCAGTCCGAGGCTTTAAGACGTGAAAAGGAAGCGGAATCAATGCGTCTTGCTACAGCCGCAGAAGCTGTTCAGGCAGCTAAGGCAAAGGAAGAAGCCTACATAGCACAGCAGCAGGCAGAACAGACCCGTGCCGCCCTCGAAACCGCAACTCAGCAGGCGGATATAATCGTTAAGGCTAAGATTGCCAAGGAGCAGGCTGAGATTGAGGCAGAGGCTCAGGCTGAGGTTGCACGCCGTACCGCAAAGGGTGAGGCTGATGCTCTTTATGCAAAGATGGAAGCACAGGCACGAGGCGCTCAGGAGATACTCGTAAAGCAGGCTGACGGTATGAGAGAGCTTGTAAATGCCGCAGGCGGAAACGCAGACAGCGCTATCAAGCTGATTCTTGCAAACAACATGGAAGAACTGATGAAGATACAGGTAGAAGCTATCAAGAACATCAAGATAGACAAGGTAACCGTTTGGGACGGTGGCTCAAATGGCGAAAACGGCAAGACCGCCACAGCCGATTTTATCAGCGGTATAATGAAAGCTATTCCGCCTATGGGTGAAATGTTCAACCAGGCAGGTATGGAGCTTCCCAAGTTCTTAGGCGAAAAAATAGACACCCCCAAAACCCTCGACAGCTAA
- a CDS encoding helix-turn-helix transcriptional regulator, whose amino-acid sequence MAVSYKPLMHMMIERDISNAELMRRASISANIITKIKNGQYIALDKVESICHAMGCSPNDMMEFIPDNPEGEKKDD is encoded by the coding sequence ATGGCCGTGAGTTATAAACCTCTAATGCATATGATGATCGAGCGGGATATTTCCAATGCAGAGCTGATGCGCCGTGCCAGCATATCCGCAAACATAATTACAAAAATCAAAAACGGACAGTACATCGCCTTGGATAAGGTAGAGAGCATTTGCCACGCTATGGGCTGCTCCCCCAACGATATGATGGAGTTTATACCCGATAACCCGGAAGGAGAGAAAAAGGATGATTAA
- a CDS encoding helix-turn-helix domain-containing protein yields MNSTEENTMLNLGLKLGENLKKFRLQRELTQEQLADVLGVSAQAVSRWENGSTYPDITLLPTIASYFEITLDELMGMENWRSEEQLKELLGQLEENGSKGLIYENILLLRDAVKTYPTNYELQFRLVNQLAFCEYKDGRGLSEEEKISFNREAAEIGNRILSHCTDGAIINQTTQQLCYIYSSLGEKEKAIEYAKKLPNIGCTDTVVLGDLYEGEQQKTHLKRAIKWYTSIFWCALINLADLGYRNETMSDAERIEIMKKALAILELVFDDGDYLNYSGTVSITHRYIADLAMSEGDYELALSSLEKAAQFAVMSDTLPENARHTSLLVNNLEYGPFNTIKNYDFTDCKELYDKMQADRYNAIRDDKRFIAVLEKIGRYC; encoded by the coding sequence ATGAACAGTACGGAGGAAAACACTATGCTAAATCTAGGGCTTAAACTTGGCGAAAACCTAAAGAAATTCCGATTACAGCGTGAGCTTACACAGGAACAGCTTGCTGATGTTCTAGGTGTGTCGGCACAGGCAGTGAGCCGCTGGGAGAACGGATCGACTTATCCCGATATAACGCTATTGCCGACTATTGCGAGCTACTTTGAAATTACTCTTGACGAGCTTATGGGAATGGAGAATTGGAGGAGCGAGGAACAGCTAAAAGAATTGCTCGGACAGCTTGAAGAGAATGGCTCAAAGGGCTTGATCTATGAGAATATTCTGCTACTGCGTGATGCGGTAAAAACCTATCCTACAAATTATGAGCTTCAATTCAGGCTTGTCAATCAACTGGCATTCTGTGAATACAAAGACGGTCGGGGATTGTCCGAAGAAGAAAAAATCAGCTTCAATCGTGAGGCTGCCGAAATAGGAAATCGTATTTTATCGCATTGCACAGACGGTGCGATTATTAACCAAACAACTCAGCAGCTTTGCTATATCTATTCAAGTCTCGGAGAAAAGGAAAAGGCGATTGAATACGCTAAGAAGCTTCCCAATATAGGATGTACCGATACAGTAGTTCTCGGGGATTTATATGAGGGAGAACAGCAGAAAACACATCTGAAACGTGCAATAAAGTGGTATACAAGTATATTTTGGTGTGCGTTAATAAATCTGGCTGACCTCGGATACAGGAATGAAACTATGTCCGATGCGGAAAGAATAGAAATAATGAAAAAGGCGCTTGCGATTCTTGAACTTGTATTTGATGACGGCGATTATCTTAATTACAGCGGTACAGTGTCAATTACGCATAGGTATATTGCTGATCTGGCTATGTCTGAGGGCGATTATGAGCTCGCGTTATCAAGTCTTGAAAAAGCGGCTCAATTTGCTGTAATGTCAGATACGCTACCCGAAAATGCACGGCACACATCTCTGCTTGTAAATAATCTCGAATATGGTCCGTTCAATACTATCAAGAATTACGATTTCACGGACTGCAAGGAATTGTACGATAAAATGCAGGCGGACAGATATAACGCTATCCGTGATGACAAGCGGTTTATTGCCGTTCTTGAGAAAATCGGCAGATATTGTTGA
- a CDS encoding Fic family protein, with product MRAFNYSAIKEQKWDSDILGLIAAIYKEAGKQELYLKQRPQELEKLVEIAKIQSTEASNAIEGIVTTNTRIRQLVEEKTAPKNRDEQEIAGYRDVLNIIHSNFDAIPITQNYILQFHKILYSHMNNPVAGRTKTVQNYISATYPDGHTKILFTPLSPFETPAALDKICEEYNRVIGNMELEPLIAIPIFIHDFLCIHPFNDGNGRMSRLLTTLLLYQNGFFVGKYISLEAKIAKNKDLYYDALAQSQNGWHEGTENILPFIKYLLGTILAAYKDLNERVALVETKLPALEMVRRASENKIGRFNKQDIRELCPTLSDSSIEGALRKLVSDGELKKEGKGKSTCYFRLK from the coding sequence ATGAGAGCCTTTAACTATTCCGCAATCAAGGAGCAGAAGTGGGATTCGGATATCTTAGGATTGATTGCAGCCATATACAAGGAAGCCGGCAAACAGGAACTGTATTTGAAGCAGCGCCCGCAGGAACTCGAAAAGCTCGTTGAAATTGCCAAAATACAAAGCACCGAGGCGTCAAACGCCATCGAGGGCATCGTTACCACGAACACGCGCATACGGCAGCTTGTTGAGGAAAAGACCGCGCCGAAAAACCGTGACGAGCAGGAGATTGCCGGATATCGTGATGTGCTGAACATCATCCACAGTAATTTTGACGCGATTCCCATTACGCAAAACTATATTTTGCAGTTTCATAAAATCCTGTACAGCCACATGAACAATCCCGTCGCAGGGCGTACCAAAACCGTGCAGAACTATATCAGCGCCACCTATCCGGACGGCCATACGAAAATTTTGTTTACACCGCTTTCTCCTTTTGAAACGCCGGCGGCGCTTGACAAAATCTGCGAAGAATACAACCGTGTCATCGGAAATATGGAGCTGGAACCGTTGATTGCGATTCCGATTTTTATTCATGATTTTCTGTGTATTCACCCGTTCAACGACGGAAACGGCAGAATGAGCCGATTGCTTACCACGCTGCTTTTATATCAAAATGGTTTTTTTGTGGGCAAGTATATTTCGCTTGAAGCCAAAATCGCCAAAAATAAAGATTTGTACTATGATGCGTTGGCGCAGTCCCAAAACGGCTGGCATGAGGGGACGGAAAATATTCTGCCCTTTATCAAGTATCTCCTTGGGACAATTTTGGCGGCATACAAGGACCTGAATGAGCGTGTAGCACTTGTGGAAACCAAACTGCCCGCGCTTGAAATGGTGCGCAGAGCCAGCGAAAACAAAATCGGGCGGTTCAACAAGCAGGATATCCGTGAGTTATGCCCGACCCTCAGCGACAGCTCCATCGAGGGCGCTTTGCGCAAGCTGGTATCAGACGGCGAACTGAAAAAAGAGGGCAAAGGAAAAAGCACCTGCTATTTCCGATTGAAATAA
- a CDS encoding restriction endonuclease subunit S: protein MILNDICEFIVDCPHTTAPDEGAGYPLIRTPNIGKGRLVLNGVHRVSEKVYRQRIQRGMPQDNDLIFAREAPAGNVAIVKNGEKVCLGQRTVLLRPDKSKVCPDYLVYYILAPAQQYKLLGTANGATVAHVNLPVIRNMPVELPPLEVQEIVAGYLSAYDNLIENNQKQIKLLEEAAQRLYKEWFVDLRFPGYEDTPIVDGVPEGWADGTLGDIAVFKRGKTITKAQVSDGNIPVVAGGLEPAYYHNKANTTAPLITVSASGANAGFTRLYNIDVFASDCSYIDSNSTPFLLFVYCFLKTNAMKLNSLQKGSAQPHVYAKDLNALVLSVPSEGVLTAFCGIVSPYFERIRLLQRENEIAAQARDRMLPKLMSGEIEV, encoded by the coding sequence ATGATACTAAATGATATTTGCGAATTCATTGTTGATTGCCCTCATACAACGGCCCCTGATGAAGGTGCTGGGTATCCGCTCATTAGAACACCTAACATTGGAAAAGGTCGTCTTGTCCTCAATGGAGTTCACAGGGTATCTGAAAAAGTGTATCGCCAACGAATTCAGCGTGGGATGCCGCAGGACAATGATCTTATTTTCGCAAGAGAAGCACCTGCCGGAAATGTTGCAATAGTTAAAAATGGAGAGAAGGTTTGCTTGGGACAGCGTACCGTGCTTTTGAGACCTGATAAAAGCAAGGTTTGCCCAGATTATCTTGTTTATTATATTCTTGCTCCTGCTCAGCAATATAAGCTGTTGGGAACTGCAAACGGGGCTACAGTTGCTCATGTTAATCTTCCTGTTATAAGAAATATGCCAGTAGAGTTGCCACCTTTAGAGGTGCAGGAAATAGTCGCCGGGTATCTCTCCGCCTACGACAACCTCATCGAAAACAACCAGAAGCAAATCAAACTGCTTGAAGAAGCGGCACAGCGGTTATATAAGGAGTGGTTTGTCGACCTCCGTTTCCCCGGATATGAGGATACACCTATCGTTGACGGTGTACCGGAAGGATGGGCGGATGGTACTCTAGGTGATATTGCAGTCTTTAAACGTGGAAAAACAATAACTAAAGCTCAAGTTTCAGATGGAAATATCCCTGTCGTAGCTGGAGGATTGGAGCCAGCATATTATCACAACAAGGCAAACACAACTGCTCCGCTTATAACGGTTAGTGCTTCTGGCGCCAATGCAGGTTTTACAAGGCTCTATAATATAGATGTTTTTGCCTCAGATTGCTCTTACATTGATAGCAATAGCACGCCATTCCTGCTTTTTGTTTATTGCTTCCTGAAGACCAATGCGATGAAACTGAATTCTCTGCAAAAAGGATCCGCACAACCTCATGTCTATGCCAAGGATTTAAACGCATTGGTGCTGAGTGTCCCGAGTGAAGGAGTCCTAACTGCTTTTTGCGGCATTGTCTCCCCATATTTTGAAAGAATACGGTTATTGCAAAGGGAGAATGAAATTGCGGCACAGGCCCGTGACCGTATGCTGCCCAAGCTGATGAGCGGCGAAATCGAGGTGTGA
- a CDS encoding HNH endonuclease, which translates to MSKYKTIDVWNRVFGARQEAYDYAGRLMKKSACGNPNSAYHPTLDHIRPLSAGGCDVLENIIICHRDTNEEKADHFPHWKANGAHYHARRVKGSRVEYEIIED; encoded by the coding sequence ATGTCAAAGTATAAGACCATAGACGTATGGAACAGGGTTTTCGGTGCGAGGCAGGAGGCGTATGATTACGCCGGACGGCTGATGAAAAAATCCGCCTGCGGGAATCCGAACAGTGCTTATCACCCGACGCTCGACCACATCCGCCCACTTTCCGCCGGCGGCTGCGATGTCCTCGAAAACATCATCATTTGCCATCGTGATACCAACGAGGAAAAAGCAGATCACTTCCCGCACTGGAAAGCGAACGGTGCACACTACCACGCCCGCAGAGTCAAAGGCTCCCGTGTGGAATACGAGATTATTGAAGATTGA